The Pseudomonadota bacterium genome segment TGTCTTCTATTTCACCCTCGGCCAGCGCGCCGGGCTTCGCATCGGGGGGGTCGCCGGTGCCGCGGAATCACCGTGGTATGTGGTGGCCAAGGATCTCGACAACGACGTCCTGGTCGTGGCCCAGGGGCATGACCATCCTCTCCTCATGAGCCGTGCCCTCACGGCGACGGAGCTGTCCTGGGTCGGCGGGACGACCCCCGCGCTGCCCTGCGCGTGCAGCGCCAAGACGCGCTACCGGCAGCCGGACCAGGCCTGTGCCATCGTGGCCCTGGAGGCGGGCCGGGCGCGGGTGGTGTTCGAAGAGCCCCAGCGCGCCGTCACGCCCGGTCAGGCGGTGGTGCTTTATCAGGGCGAGGAGTGCCTCGGCGGGGGGACCATCGCGTCTACGGAGCGCCTCGCGCCCAGTGCATTGAACCGGGCGGATGGGTCGCGGCACGATCGCCGGCACTCGAGCGCCTGCAAGGACTGAGAGGTTGTGAAAAAACCTACTGCGCTCGGGATCTCGCGTTCCGGCGGTGCTCGGAATCCTCATGTATTTCAACATACACTCCGGTTCCTGCGCTCCGGCGGAACGCGATCTCCCTTCGCTCGCGACGGTTTTTTCACAACCTCTGAGAGGAAAATCAGCCCAACATCCAAGGATGCACACCTCTCCACCCTTGCAAGGCCCCACACCCGCTACCCGCCATGAATCGCATGGCGGCCTTGCGGAACTTCATTGAAGTTCTTATCCTTAACGACAAAGTCCCTTCGGAGATACCTCTAGTTTGTAATTCTTACCGATTCGGACCGTCTACCGCAAGCGCCACCGATTTTAACCTGATGTCTTCTGACCAAGTTGTAAGCGCGCGTGCTTTTTTCTGGCTCGCGCTTGCCGTGGTCATTGCCGTTCTCATTTACCTCTTGAGCCCAATCCTGACGCCGTTTTTATTAGCTGCGATCCTGGCTTACATGGGCGACCCGCTGGTGGATCGGCTGGAAGCCAAACAACTTCCTCGCACACTCGGTGTCTTGATAGTCATGTTCTTGCTGATCGGATTTATGATCTTGATCCTGGTCATTCTGGTGCCTTTGTTCGAACAGCAGGCGGCAACATTGATGCAACGTTATCCGCAACATCTGGAAGCGCTAAGCTCTTACGTAACACCCTGGTTGGATCGTTTCGGCATTGATTTCGAGCTGGATATCCAGGGAATCAAACAGGCGCTGATGGAGAATCTTCCCGCCGCCAAAAGTTTCGCGGCCAAGCTGATACCTAGTTTGACAACCGGCGGTCTCGCATTAGTCGAATTCGTGATCAATCTGGTGCTCGTGCCGGTGGTGTTGTTTTACGTATTGCGCGACTGGGACCGCATGATTACGCATATCGGCGAAACGATTCCAATACGCGCTCGAGACGAAACCATTGCCATGACTCGCGACGTCGATAAAGTCCTGGGACAATTTTTACGCGGCCAATCGTCGGTCATGCTGTTGCAAAGTGTTTTTTACGTCACGGGCCTTTGGCTCGTCGGTCTGGACTTTGCGCTGCCGATCGGCATCCTGGCGGGGCTGCTCTGCTTTGTTCCTTATCTCGGCGCCATCGTAGGGTTCGTGCTCGCCACGCTCGCCGGATTGATTCAATTCCAAAGTTTCGGAGGATTGATCCCCGTGTGGATCGTTTTCTTCCTCGGGCAATTACTGGAAGGAATGGTCGTCACACCTTGGTTGGTGGGAGACCGCATCGGGCTGCATCCGGTATTGGTGATTTTTGCGCTGCTCGCTTTCGGCCAGTTGTTCGGGTTTTTCGGCGTGCTGCTGGCGCTGCCCGCGAGCGCGGCGCTCGTGGTTGGGTTCAAGTATTTGCACCAGAAATACACCGACAGCGCACTATACAGCGAACCGAAAGAAAGTCTCGTCATTGTTCCCTCTCAAGAACCGGAAGGGACGGAAAGAGTCGAAGGGGTGAACGAGTGAAAGGCGTGAAGGGTGAGAGTGGAACAGTCGATACTAGAGTTGGCGCGCACCGACGAGGGAGTCTCGCCGAGAGTCAGGCTCAAACCACAGGTAGATAGACAGTACCGGAAAGGGGTTCCTCATCGATACGGGTCAGGAATCAGTCGAGAAACGGCATTGATTTTGATATTCTGATGCAACTGAACGAAGGCGTCACCGGACGCCCATCTCACGACCCCTACAACGATGGCGTTCAAACACCATCACTTTACGGAGAAAGACAATGGCAGCAAAAAAGGCAAGCAAAGAAGCATCGGCACGCAAGCAGTCCGCGAGTAAGAAAGGCGGTACTAAGAAGCGCAGCCCTAAAAAGGATTCAGTCGTTAAGACGGAAATGAAGAAGACGGCGGTCAAAGTGCTGGCCGGAGCGGCTGCGGGCGCAGTTCGCGCGATCATAGGGCCGCTCGAAGAGGCTGCGGGTAAGAGCGAAGAGGCTGCGGGTACGGGCGAAAGGGCTGCGGATCTCGATAAGCAAGGCGGAAACAAAGGCGGGAGGCCTACCAGAAAATCTGGATCTAGCAATTAAGCCTCCAGTAGTGACTCATGATGGGGTGAGGAACCCCATCGTTGGAACTTCGCGGCGGTTCACGCATGATTACCTTCGTGAATTCAAGACCCCGTCGAATGATTATGCCCTGACCCATCGGGTCGGGCTGACGATAAAACGAGACGGACCCGTTACACTTCTTTGGCTCAGGGCCAATCGTCGAATCCCATAAAGGAGGCACAAGGCATGGGTGATACTAAAAAGAGCGTAACCGGTGCGAACGCGGATGCGGGCGACGAAAGCTTGCCCTCGCTGATTGGTCGCCTGGGCGAAGATATAGTCACTCTACTGGAGACCAAACTCGGCCTGCTGCAGCTCGAGATCAAAGAAGACGTAAACGCGTATCTGCGCGGGCTCGTCTCTATCGGCGTGGGGGGTATAATCGCAGTCGTCGGGTTCTCGCTGCTGAACATGGCTATAGCCTTCCTGGTTTCCGCGCTATTTGAAGAGACTCTGCTCATCCAGCCGGTCAAGTACGCGCTCGGCTTTATTATTGTGGGCGTGATCTATTTGATCATCGGGGCAGCTGTCATGATAAGAGCTAAAGATCGATTGGCGAAACAGAACCTCGCGCCCGAAAGGAGCATCAAGCAGCTCGAAAAGGACAAGCAGTGGTTGAAGCGAGAGTCATAAACCGACTCAGCCTGTTAGTGACAAGCGAGTTAGGGGGAAGGCCAGTGGTTAAAGAAAGAGACTTACAAGGCGCCCGGGCACTACGAACAGGCGGGAGGAGAGAGCCTGGCAAAGCGCAACTCCAACGCCAAATGGAGGAGGCGCGCGAGTCTATTTCACAGACCGTCGAGGAAATCAAGGACACTGTCGAAGACCAGTACGAATCAGTAAAGGAGGCTGTCAGCGGGGTGCTCGACTACCGGGAACAGTTTCAAAAGGACCCTATTGTCTGGAGCGTGGGCGCGCTGTCAGCCGGCTTCGCTCTAGGCTACACTCTCGGCTACGCACACAAGAATACGAAGCCCGCCGGGCGCAAACGCTCTGAGGTAGCCGCCTTTGCTGACACCCTCGTTGACGAACTCTCCACGGTGGGCAACAGCCTCGTCATGCCCTCGCTCAACGCGAAGATCAAGCAGTTGTTCGGCTTTGACCTCTCCGACATGTTAGAGGAGATCGGCGGCGCTAAAAAGACACGCGGCAGGAAGAAGTCATCCAGGAAAGGCGGCGCGAAGAAAGAGTCGCAAGGCGCACGAAGAAGCGTTCCTACTGTAAGGCGTTAGGGGATACCTGATGCGCTACGCTATCACTCTCCCTGTGCTCGCCAGCTTTTCGCTGCTGGGTCTTGCCGCCTGTGGAGAACGCGCGACATTGCCGGTGCGGGCTGGTACCGGCCCGCAGCCGACGTTGCCGGCGGCGAATCCCACGCTGATCCCCACCGTCAACATCGCTCCGGCGAAGGGATGGCCCGCCGGTACGACCCCGACCGCCGCCGCCGGCCTTACCGTGAGCGCTTTCGCAAACGGGCTGGATCACCCGCGCTGGCTCTATGTGCTTCCCAACGGCGATGTGCTCGTCGCCGAAACAAACGCCGTGCCCGGGCCCGAGGACGGGGCAGGCATTAAGGGCTGGGTTATGAATCGATTCTTGGAGCGCGCGGGTGCGGGCGTTCCAAGCGCCAACCGCATCAGGTTGCTGCGCGACGCCGACGGGGACGGCATGGCGGAAACGCGAAGCGCCTTTCTGCAAGGGCTGAATTCGCCCTTCGGCATGACGCTCGTCGGCGGCAGCCTCTATGTCGCCAATACCGATGCGATCGTGCGCTTCCCGTATCGCGGCGGGGAAACGGAGATCACCGCCCCGGGAGTAAAGATCGTCGATCTGCCCGCAGGCCCACCCAACCATCACTGGACCAAGAATGTCATCGCAAGCCGCGATGGTTCCCGCCTTTATGCGACGGTCGGCTCGAACAGCAATGTGGCCGAGAACGGGTTGGAAAAGGAGGTCAACCGCGCCGCAATTCTCGAAGTCGATCCTGCCACAGGCGGCTCGCGGGTCTTCGCCTCGGGCTTACGCAACCCGAACGGTCTTGCTTGGCAGCCCCGGAGTGGGGCGCTCTGGACCACGGTCAATGAACGCGATGAGATGGGCAGTGACCTCGTCCCCGACTACATGACGTCGGTGAAGGACGGCGGCTTCTACGGGTGGCCTTACAGCTACTACGGCCAGCATGTCGACAAGCGGGTGAAGCCTCCGCGGCCGGATCTGGTCGCGAATGCGATTGTGCCCGACTATGCCCTCGGCCCGCACACCGCCTGTCTCGGGCTTGCCTTCTACGAGGGAAATCTCTTGCCGGCGCGGTATGCGGGCGGGGCGTTCGTCGGTCAGCACGGCTCATGGAACCGCAAGCCGCGGAGCGGTTACAAGGTGATTTTTGTGCCATTCGTCGATGGTCGACCAGCCGGCACGCCCGAGGATGTGCTGACCGGCTTTGTCAATGCGGACGGGGAGGCGCTGGGTCGTCCGGTTGGCGTGGTGGTCGACCGAGCGAGCGCGCTGCTGGTCGCCGACGACGTTGGCAACATCGTGTGGAGGGTAACGCCCGCCGAAAAAGAGGCGGCCGTCCAACGCTGATTTGTCGAACACGGTAACGGCTTCGAAGCATGTTGAGGTATCGAAGGAAGGAATTCAGGCAGTGGGCGTTGGGTTGACCATATTGGGCTGTTGATTTAACCTGGATTATATCCACCAGAACCCGGTCAAATGCGGCTATGTCGACCAGCCGGAGCATTGGCGCTACTCCAACGCCCGGAATTATGTGGGGCAGGAAGGCTTGAACGAGGTGATGCGGGTCTGGTGATGGAGACGTGAAGCGGGAGCTTCACGGACACGGTTCCCAATCCGGAGCTTGGGAACCAGCAGAACAATGAGGTGCCAGAGCGTCCATTGGCGCTCCTGCCCTCTGGCTCGGCATTTGCCAAGGCCGTTTGATCGAACACCGATCTATGACCCTAGCGCGCCGCGTCTCACGCCAAACTGCACCACTACCCGCGCAATGTGTCCGTTGCTCAAACGAAAAAATTGGCGACAATGTGACCCGTAGAGCTCAGGCATGGATGAGGCGCTGATTCCAAACGACATGCTGGACTTTCTCCTCCGGCATATCGATTCCATCGCGCAGTTGGAAGCACTGCTGCTCCTGCGCGCCGATCCGGCGTGTGCCTGGAGTGCAGAGACGCTCGCCAAACGGCTGTACATCACCACTCAGGAAGCGGCAGTGGTATTGGAACGTTTAGCCGCGGACAGTTTTTTAGCCGCCGCGCCGGACGCGCTCGGTGACTATCAGTATCACCCGGCCTCAGGCGAGCTTGCCACCATGATCGACCGGGTTGCCGCGCTCTACGCGGAATATCTCATTCCGGTGACTCACCTGATCCACGCCAAGCCCCGGACCCGGGTCCAAGAGTTTGCCGACGCCTTCAAGCTGCGCAAGGGCGACTGATATGGCTACCGTCATCTATACGTTATGCGCGATCACCGCGCTGTTATGCGCCGTCCTGTTGCTCCAGGCCTACCGCCGCAGCCGCTATCCGTTCCTGCTCTGGAGCGGCCTGTGTTTCGTGGGACTGACCGCCAACAACGCCCTGGTGGTCGTCGATAAACTGATCGTTCCGGGCAGTGATTTATCGACGTGGCGTCTGGGGATCGGTCTGCTGGCTATGTTGGTGCTTTTGTACGGATTGATTTGGAAAGTGGACTGAGGTGCGGCTATGAATGCGGTTATCCTGGGCGCCATTGCTATGGCTTCGCTTGTTGCGGCGATGTTCTTTCTCCGTTTCTGGAAGAACACCCGCGACCGGTTCTTTCTCTTCTTCGCCATTTCCTTCTTTGTGGAGGCATTGAATCGCGTCGCCCTCGGCTTAACCGCCGTGTCCAAGGAACAGGAACCGTTCTTTTACCTGGTACGGCTGTGCGCCTTTGTGCTGATTATCGTGGCCATTGTGGACAAAAACCGCGCCGGGAATCTCCCCGCGAAATCGACGCGGCCCTCTGCGCGGTAGGGGCTTGACGGCTCAACTTTCTTGACACAGAGCGTTCCAGTACATTGTACCAAGCGGTGGTAATCAGTCAGGCGAACGCCCTTTTACCTCATCGCTCAACCTCGCGATAGTCTCCGCCGCCATGCGCGCACCGGCAGCGAGGAGGATACGGCCGGCCTTCCAGGCCTGTTCGCGCAGGCGGTTCCAATGATCCTCCCGCTTGAGCTCCCGCAGGCAGCGTAGATATTGTACCCGTTGCGAGTGATCGAGCTTGCCGAGGATCGCCGGGATCACCCCTTCTTCGATATTGTATATCTGTTCAGGCCGCGAGTTGACCGCGATCACGTCGCCCACATCGATCCCCAGGTCCTCGGCCGTTGCCTCCATGGCCGCTCGGATTGCCTGCTCCTTGGGCCGCTGGGGTTGGGCAATATTGTAGGGCGGGTCCCATTCACGCAGGGGACGGAGCTGATCGACATGGGTCAGGACGACCAGGAGCGGGGGCGCGATCAGATCGGGACGACGCTGAAACAGGACGTTGATATTATTAAGTAGCTGCCGGTCTGCGTGTCGCGCGGCGTTGGTGGCCGAGCACACGAGTAGGATCAGGTCGCTGCGCAAGAGCTCGGCCTCTGCTTCATGGAATCCCTGATCCGCCGCCGGCCCGGCATAGCCGGCGCTATCGAGGACGATCATGCGCCTCGCTTCATCGCGCTCCAATACGTAGGGGATGATCCCGGAGGTCAGGGGTAGCACATCGGTCATGGCCCGAAGCTCACCGAAGAGGGCATTAATGAGACTGGATTTACCGGCTTTGACCTGGCCCAGCACGAGCAGCCGCAATGGTTCCTCGGCGGGCGGCCGGCGCTCAAGGTCTGTGCGCGAGTATTTAGTTATATATTCAGCAGTGGGTCGATCGCTCAAGATCAAGGCCCCACTGTAGAGCTCGATCGCGTAGTAGGCGACCTTCTTCACATAGCTCTGCAATAACCAGGTCTTGATTTCATCGGCGGGGTATCTCAGAGCCTGGTGCGTGGTCAGATCGCGCAGCTCGCGCAACACGGCCGCCACGGGATTGATGGCCAGGGAACCCAGCCGGTATACGTCGTAGCACTTGCTCGTGAAGCTCGCGAGGCTGTGCCCGCGCATCAGATCGTGGATGGTCAGCATATGACTGAAGGGGATGTTATCAAGGAGTCTTCTCAGATCCTTGCTGACCAGCTCGATGATCATGAGGAGATAGGGGATCGCGATCTCGAATGGCGCATTTTTCGATTTCGGGTGATAATGTCGGGCGACGGCCGTGATCGTCTCTCGCCCCAGCTCGATGAGTCTGGCGGGGTCGTCGAGCGGGTAGTCCGCGAGCGTGAGCTTCTCCGTGATCGCGGTGGCCTTATCCCAGGCGGCGCGGTTGCGGTCTGGCCAGTGGGGGTCCGGCTGCACCTCGGGTTTGTCCGTGAGCGCGACCGTGTGCTTACGGTTCAGCCACACCAGCATCAACCAGGCGGCCCCAGCCAGGCACGCCAGTACCAGCAGCCACTCCAGGATCAGCCCCTGTTGCCATAGCCACACGAGTCCCAGCGGCAGCAGGGTGATGGCAGGCAGCACGATCACCGCAATCGCCGCCAGCCAGCGCGGCGAGAACTTCATCGATGAGGCCCGGGTGGTCATGACGGTGCAAGGCCCTGAAGAAAATAAGTAGATTCAAGACCGTAGCGCTTGCACGTAGCGCGCTAACAATTCCCGCCCGGCCCGCAATTCCTCCGCGTAGATCCGCTCGAGCACCGCCCTGTCAGGCACGTCTCCCTTCTTTATCGAGCTGAAATACCAACACAGGGTCTTGCCCAGGGCATAGGTCACGCCAGCGGTGTAGACCGAGGCGATGGCGGTCCCGTACGCCGGGATGAATTTGATCAGCTCCCTGCCGCCCCAGCGCAAGAGATAGCCCAGGCCCAGGGCGCTCGCGATCTCTGCGTAGCGCTCGTGCGTGAGCTCCTGATTATAGATAGAGGCAATGGCCTGCAGCATCTTCGCCTGCAGCGACAATACAAACGGCACGCTGACCATGGGGATCGGAATCGCCTCCAGACCTCCGGCGAGGAAGGCATAGGTCAGGATGTGGGGGTGGGCCGTTTGGGCATAGATGTCGCGGAGCTGTTCCATGTGTTCCGTGCTCTGGAACAGCGCCCGTAACCCCAAAGGCAGGGCGGCCTCGATCGCCGCCCATAGCGCGTCGAGCCCGTAATGGACTGGCGCGTAGCCGTCTTCGGGCAAGGTGAAATCTAGCGCCACAAAAGCCGCCTCGATATCAGCAAACCACTCCCGCTGCTTAAGCAGCGAGCGTGCAAGATCCTTGGGCACGGTCGGCGGCCAGGGAGTGCTGGCATAGGGATAAGGATCGAGATGCGGCGTGGCCCGGTTGGGATAGCCTTCATGCAGGGTGGTCTGAACCACGATCACCGGCCACCCTGGGTGTTCCTTCAGGATCGCCCGCAAGGCCTGTAACACCTCCTGTTGCGCGTGATCCATCGCTTTCATCACGACCATCAAGAGATGCGCCTGTTGCCCGAATAAACGCATGTCCTCGGTCGGGTCATAATCGACCTCGCCCAGCCCCCGGGTGTCCAGGAAGCGGACGAAACAGTGCGTTGTGTCAGGGAAGTCGTAGAGACGCGCGGTACGCGTGCAGGGTTGGAAGCCATTGCCGATGGCGGTATCGTCGCGACCCGTGAGCGCCCGGATCAGGGCGCTTTTGCCCGACTGGGCCTTGCCGAGCAGCCAGATCACCGGGAGCGGCAGGGTCTGTTTGACCGCGTCGAGTTTTTCCGCCAGCTTTCTCTCGCTGATCTTGGGCGTGAAGATCGCGCCAGTCAGCACATCGCGGAATGGTTGGGCTCTTGGCATTGCGGTTTCGTCGGAATGGGCCTCGATGCTCACGGTGGCACTGCGGACCCGTCTGGTTCTCAGGGCAGACCCGGCGCCGAGCGTTGTACCGCCCGGTCAGCCCGAACCGCCATGCAGAGCCACGAGAGCGCCATGGCCAGAGCGCTGCCGACTGTCCGTTCCTCGGGATCCATACGCGCCCCCATCCGCCATAGCAGGACAAGGTAGCCACTTCACGGCCATCGTGCAATCGGACGGGCAGACGCCCGCGGGCTGCACGAGCTGTTGACGGTGTCAGAGGCCGAGGCTCACCGGTGCCGGGCGTTGGGTATGTGCCTTGCCCAGGGCACTGGGCCGCCGGGGTCACCGGGCCCCTGCCATGTTGGAAAAGACTGAGGGTGGCCACGATTCGCGGTTTACGATATCCTCCGCGTTCCTTCAGGCGCGTAGCTCAGTTGGTTAGAGCACCACCTTGACATGGTGGGGGTCGTTGGTTCGAGTCCAATCGCGCCTACCAATGACTGTCCGGCAGGGCGGCAGCCCCGCCCGGAAGACCGGAGCACCGCTGCGGCGGTGCTTTTTTATTGAGGATCCGACCATAGAGCCCCTCGTACCGGCCATGGAGGATGGGTAGAACATGCCCGCCATCACCCTGCCGGACGGCAGCCGGAGACAGTATCCGGCCGCCCTTAGCGTCGCCGAAATCGCGGCTTCGATCGGGTCCGGCCTCGCGCGCGCCGCACTCGCCGGCCAGGTCGACGGCCGGCTCGTCGACACCGCGTTCCGGATCGGCCATGACGCGCACCTGCGGATCGTGACTGCTGACGAACCCGAGGGGCTCGAAATCCTGCGCCACAGCACTGCTCATCTCCTGGCCCAGGCCGTCAAGCGCCTGTTTCCGAGCGCCCAGGTCACCATCGGGCCGGTGATCGAGGACGGGTTCTACTACGACTTCGCCTTCGAGCGCGCCTTCACCCCCGAGGATGTGGCGGCCATTGAGGCAAAGATGCGGCAGTTGGCGCAAGAGGACCATGCGGTCAGCCGCGAAGTCCTGGGCCGCCCAGAGGCGATAGAATTGTTCCGCGGTATGGGGGAGCACTATAAGGCCGAGATCATCGCGTCGATCCCGGAAGGGGAGGAACTGTCGCTCTACCGGCAGGGGGATTTCGTAGACCTCTGCCGCGGGCCGCACGTCCCGAGCACCGGGCGCCTCCGGGCCTTCAAGCTCACCAAGGTGGCCGGGGCCTATTGGCGCGGCGACTCGCGCAACGCGATGCTGCAGCGGATCTACGGCACCGCCTGGCCCGACAAGAAGGCCCTGGACGACTACCTCCATCGGTTGGAACAAGCGGAGCGCCGCGACCACCGCCAGCTCGGCCGCCAGCTCGACCTCTTCCATATGCAGCCCGAGGCCCCCGGCATGGTGTTCTGGCACCCCAAGGGCTGGGTGCTCTACCAGGAGGTGCAGGGCTACATCCGCGAGCGGCTCCGGCGCCACGGCTATGAGGAGGTGCGCACCCCCGAGGTCGTGGACCGGAGCCTGTGGGAGCGCTCGGGGCA includes the following:
- a CDS encoding AI-2E family transporter, with product MNRMAALRNFIEVLILNDKVPSEIPLVCNSYRFGPSTASATDFNLMSSDQVVSARAFFWLALAVVIAVLIYLLSPILTPFLLAAILAYMGDPLVDRLEAKQLPRTLGVLIVMFLLIGFMILILVILVPLFEQQAATLMQRYPQHLEALSSYVTPWLDRFGIDFELDIQGIKQALMENLPAAKSFAAKLIPSLTTGGLALVEFVINLVLVPVVLFYVLRDWDRMITHIGETIPIRARDETIAMTRDVDKVLGQFLRGQSSVMLLQSVFYVTGLWLVGLDFALPIGILAGLLCFVPYLGAIVGFVLATLAGLIQFQSFGGLIPVWIVFFLGQLLEGMVVTPWLVGDRIGLHPVLVIFALLAFGQLFGFFGVLLALPASAALVVGFKYLHQKYTDSALYSEPKESLVIVPSQEPEGTERVEGVNE
- a CDS encoding phage holin family protein, whose translation is MGDTKKSVTGANADAGDESLPSLIGRLGEDIVTLLETKLGLLQLEIKEDVNAYLRGLVSIGVGGIIAVVGFSLLNMAIAFLVSALFEETLLIQPVKYALGFIIVGVIYLIIGAAVMIRAKDRLAKQNLAPERSIKQLEKDKQWLKRES
- a CDS encoding sorbosone dehydrogenase family protein, encoding MRYAITLPVLASFSLLGLAACGERATLPVRAGTGPQPTLPAANPTLIPTVNIAPAKGWPAGTTPTAAAGLTVSAFANGLDHPRWLYVLPNGDVLVAETNAVPGPEDGAGIKGWVMNRFLERAGAGVPSANRIRLLRDADGDGMAETRSAFLQGLNSPFGMTLVGGSLYVANTDAIVRFPYRGGETEITAPGVKIVDLPAGPPNHHWTKNVIASRDGSRLYATVGSNSNVAENGLEKEVNRAAILEVDPATGGSRVFASGLRNPNGLAWQPRSGALWTTVNERDEMGSDLVPDYMTSVKDGGFYGWPYSYYGQHVDKRVKPPRPDLVANAIVPDYALGPHTACLGLAFYEGNLLPARYAGGAFVGQHGSWNRKPRSGYKVIFVPFVDGRPAGTPEDVLTGFVNADGEALGRPVGVVVDRASALLVADDVGNIVWRVTPAEKEAAVQR
- a CDS encoding DUF5985 family protein — translated: MATVIYTLCAITALLCAVLLLQAYRRSRYPFLLWSGLCFVGLTANNALVVVDKLIVPGSDLSTWRLGIGLLAMLVLLYGLIWKVD
- a CDS encoding DUF5985 family protein encodes the protein MNAVILGAIAMASLVAAMFFLRFWKNTRDRFFLFFAISFFVEALNRVALGLTAVSKEQEPFFYLVRLCAFVLIIVAIVDKNRAGNLPAKSTRPSAR
- a CDS encoding 50S ribosome-binding GTPase, coding for MKFSPRWLAAIAVIVLPAITLLPLGLVWLWQQGLILEWLLVLACLAGAAWLMLVWLNRKHTVALTDKPEVQPDPHWPDRNRAAWDKATAITEKLTLADYPLDDPARLIELGRETITAVARHYHPKSKNAPFEIAIPYLLMIIELVSKDLRRLLDNIPFSHMLTIHDLMRGHSLASFTSKCYDVYRLGSLAINPVAAVLRELRDLTTHQALRYPADEIKTWLLQSYVKKVAYYAIELYSGALILSDRPTAEYITKYSRTDLERRPPAEEPLRLLVLGQVKAGKSSLINALFGELRAMTDVLPLTSGIIPYVLERDEARRMIVLDSAGYAGPAADQGFHEAEAELLRSDLILLVCSATNAARHADRQLLNNINVLFQRRPDLIAPPLLVVLTHVDQLRPLREWDPPYNIAQPQRPKEQAIRAAMEATAEDLGIDVGDVIAVNSRPEQIYNIEEGVIPAILGKLDHSQRVQYLRCLRELKREDHWNRLREQAWKAGRILLAAGARMAAETIARLSDEVKGRSPD
- a CDS encoding GTP-binding DUF697 domain-containing protein, encoding MPRAQPFRDVLTGAIFTPKISERKLAEKLDAVKQTLPLPVIWLLGKAQSGKSALIRALTGRDDTAIGNGFQPCTRTARLYDFPDTTHCFVRFLDTRGLGEVDYDPTEDMRLFGQQAHLLMVVMKAMDHAQQEVLQALRAILKEHPGWPVIVVQTTLHEGYPNRATPHLDPYPYASTPWPPTVPKDLARSLLKQREWFADIEAAFVALDFTLPEDGYAPVHYGLDALWAAIEAALPLGLRALFQSTEHMEQLRDIYAQTAHPHILTYAFLAGGLEAIPIPMVSVPFVLSLQAKMLQAIASIYNQELTHERYAEIASALGLGYLLRWGGRELIKFIPAYGTAIASVYTAGVTYALGKTLCWYFSSIKKGDVPDRAVLERIYAEELRAGRELLARYVQALRS